The nucleotide sequence TGAAAGGATTGCTTACAGCTTGGCTTTGTGTATGCTTTGGATACTTTGTAGCATCCTTTGCAAATGATGTTATGCAATACCCCAATTCAATTGTTGTATACACTGGTTTTGCATTATGTATTTCAGGGCCATTGATTTCTAACTCATTAAACAAATAAAAATGAAAGCTCTATTTCTTGTATTTCATGGTTTCGAAGCACACAATGGTATAAGTAATAAAATTTATTATCAGGTTGATGGTTTAAAACAAAATGGTATTGATGTAAGATTATGTTATCTTCAAATTGATGATAAAGGATTTCACAAAAGAATGGTAAACGATTCTATTATTGAAAATTTTGGAAAAGGCATTTGGGCAAAGATTAAAAAGAGAATTTCTTATTATTCTTTATTAAACTATATTCTCGAGGAAAGAATAGATTTCTTATATGTCAGACATGATTTCAATGCCAACCCTTTCCTCGTTAGTTTTTTTAAATCTTTAAAGAGAAAAAAAATTAAATCAATCCTAGAAATACCGACCTACCCATATGATAACGAATTTACACATGCGAAATGGAAGGATCGCATACAATTAGAAATAGATAAGCTATTCAGATCATCTTTATCAAAGACTATATTCAGAATAGTTACTTTTACAGAATTACCTAAAATATGGGATACTCCAACCATTTGTATTTCTAATGGAATAGATTTTGATAAAGTAAGAATAAAATCAATTAATAAATTTGGCAGAGATAAAGATAATAGA is from uncultured Macellibacteroides sp. and encodes:
- a CDS encoding glycosyltransferase family 1 protein; amino-acid sequence: MKALFLVFHGFEAHNGISNKIYYQVDGLKQNGIDVRLCYLQIDDKGFHKRMVNDSIIENFGKGIWAKIKKRISYYSLLNYILEERIDFLYVRHDFNANPFLVSFFKSLKRKKIKSILEIPTYPYDNEFTHAKWKDRIQLEIDKLFRSSLSKTIFRIVTFTELPKIWDTPTICISNGIDFDKVRIKSINKFGRDKDNRLDLIGVADIHDWHGFDRLILGLADYYKQEKKIKVYFHIVGSGIEIIINQLKQIVIENNLEEYIKFYGPKAGLELDNLFDFADFGVASLARHRSNITTIKTLKNREYSARGIPFIFSENDSDFDHMPYVLKISADESPINIESVIDFYRNNTFSPVQIRESIYDLSWKKQMKNIIDKVII